One Bombus pyrosoma isolate SC7728 linkage group LG9, ASM1482585v1, whole genome shotgun sequence genomic window carries:
- the LOC122571251 gene encoding DNA repair protein RAD50, producing the protein MSRIRRLSIRGIRNFGDPDDEAKIRFSRPLTLILGPNGTGKTTIIEALKFATCGEFPPGSDRGKFFIHDPTLSATPSVRGVVKAEIIDAAGNMYIICRTIESTKGNVSMKFKTLDNALTRIMKGQNKPVSISNKCANVDTELTLAMGVSKPILDYVIFCHQEDLNWPFQDGKKLKEKFDEIFDSARFNKALENIMKYIKDMNQKMHILKEQKQNCQLIVNEVVDKEAKLEDNKKRLEDSKTKIEEFDKELEPVQQKIKKFEKLDADYKNLQNEEKRKKAEYDMFKQQLDRLEEDLQYVFEGTKEELLKQIESHGEELIGQTDKIEELEKRLKNIAGKESGISNDLSNERVSNGSLRQQIKDQERKVNLRNAILNEILSSWNLDNIDTNVSELEIMALTSRLTEKMEELRHCVEQKRLKREEEENALHRAIDALRSKHSKVESEKNLKESEVTQTKEEINKIKLDIIQLGAATSKLSSIELRIQEVQKKVQELNEAMDVNVVKKEVVNKIKIRNEMETLLNTVDEEIALLSKQSMQQAELDLNKSTLHSKEKEIEELKNKREKEIMTLFDIKELSQTKLKTNLDVVQKQLANEMESVNQEIQAEERRITTLETTISHIEHELQNKKREINSDKEKVSSVCHYKSFDETLLLQSKKVKDLQDKRGMYAHQSVAYKEYMKQLRETNPSCPLCHRDFDERENVATLLKEMESEMENHPNRLRECERELKTQQEKYDKMLQLKPVVEKIIQLEESELEKLMNSLEKSKNKLSISRTIVMELETKKSCPKKKLSICKDIVGDIMLWDTYIDDIFKLKQTIDNLQIRMTAAGIKTKRSLEEAQSQREELKMSLKNIRDNIEELQSKINIHNEKLNNARQEQNTLQEEQLKIQSDIQKVKELKEKQETLYSKEISLWKSINMLKKQVTIAETELISELEKLEEKRKDNSAKLECDRKLVTDAVRRLSELQRIQDEVDISVYSNVPESLESSEKKIKDYEKLLNELLCEKSDIETTINKLKENVTRQEVRKRELSDNLALLQIQETTKDLQQQYLRIKEKLNAINYSQVLNDWKIVQNREQTILRQQNIIKGNQEELERTLQQYMQELKKDIYRQARKNYKSKCIELTVIEEAILNLKAYSKALDVAMIQYHEERMATVNRIIKQMWKLVYTGKDTTSIEIHTDATEGIGSTRRTYNYKLVQIKHGHEIDMKGRCSAGQKVLASIIIRLALAETFCKDCGILALDEPTTNLDQENADSLAEALATVVKLRSQHQKNFQLIVISHDEKFLFKLAELNSNKGFYQLYRKQTGYTAIRHCLMNSQDRITSDPIKQESDEEESSNEESEERFILQDKLHETTSQRKAPNEQTHKKRRHISDDDADPSIESTTSKKRYIFQ; encoded by the exons ATGTCACGAATAAGGAGACTTTCTATTCGTGGTATTCGTAATTTTGGCGATCCGGATGATGAAGCTAAGATTCGATTTTCTCGTCCTTTGACACTTATTCTTGGTCCAAATGGTACTGGAAAAACGACAATTATCGAAGCTCTAAAATTTGCTACTTGCGGTGAATTTCCACCTGGTTCAGATCgaggaaaattttttattcatgaTCCAACTCTATCGGCGACACCATCG GTCCGAGGTGTTGTAAAAGCTGAAATAATTGATGCAGCAggtaatatgtacataatatgtagAACGATAGAGTCAACAAAAGGAAATgtgtcaatgaaatttaaaactcTCGATAATGCTTTAACCAGAATAATGAAAGGTCAAAATAAG CCAGTATCAATATCTAATAAATGTGCTAATGTTGATACAGAACTTACATTAGCAATGGGAGTTTCAAAACCCATTTTGGATTATGTGATCTTTTGTCACCAAGAAGATCTCAATTGGCCTTTCCAAGACggcaaaaaattaaaagaaaaatttgatgagATTTTTGATAGCGCTAGATTTAATAAAGCTCTTGAaaacattatgaaatatatcaaagaTATGAATCAAAAGATGCATATATTGAAAGAGCAAAAACAAAATTGCCAACTTATTGTTAATGAAGTAGTAGATAAAGAAGCAAAACttgaagataataaaaaacgaTTGGAAGATTCTAAAACCAAAATTGAGGAATTTGATAAAGAATTAGAACCTGTGCagcagaaaattaaaaaatttgaaaaattagatGCTGATTACAAAAATCTGCAAAATGAAGAAA AGAGGAAAAAAGCAGAATATGACATGTTCAAACAACAACTGGATAGATTAGAAGAAGATTTACAATATGTATTTGAAGGGACtaaagaagaattattaaagcAGATAGAATCGCATGGTGAAGAATTAATAGGACAAACTGACAAAATAGAAGag ctcgagaaaagattaaaaaatattgctggAAAAGAGTCTGGCATATCAAATGATTTATCTAATGAAAGAGTATCCAATGGTTCTTTAAGACAACAAATTAAAGATCAAGAAAGGAAGGTTAATCTTCGCAATgcaatattaaatgaaatattatcttcTTGGAATCTTGATAACATTGATACAAATGTATCAGAATTAG aaataatggCCCTTACTAGCAGGCTAACTGAAAAGATGGAAGAACTACGGCATTGCGTAGAAcagaaaagattgaaaagagaagaagaagaaaatgcatTACACAGAGCAATTGATGCTTTACGTAGCAAACATTCAAAAGTAGAATCAGAAAAAAATCTTAAAGAAAGTGAAGTAACacaaacaaaagaagaaattaataaaataaaattggataTTATACAg cttGGTGCAGCAACAAGTAAACTAAGTTCCATTGAATTAAGAATACAAGAAGTACAGAAAAAAGTTCAGGAATTAAATGAAGCAATGGATGTGAATGTTGTGAAAAAAGAAGTTGTTAACAAAATTAAGATTCGGAATGAAATGGAAACACTTCTAAATACGGTTGATGAAGAAATAGCTTTATTATCGAAACAGAGTATGCAGCAAGCTGaattagatttaaataaatctacaTTGCAttctaaagaaaaagaaatagaagaattaaagaacaaacgtgaaaaagaaataatgacTTTGTTTGATATTAAAGAACTATCccaaactaaattaaaaactaatttagACGTGGTTCAAAAACAATTG GCGAATGAAATGGAATCTGTTAACCAAGAAATTCAGGCAGAAGAACGTCGAATAACTACATTAGAAACAACAATATCACATATTGAACATGAgcttcaaaataaaaaaagagaaataaatt CggataaagaaaaagtttcatCAGTTTGTCACTACAAAAGTTTTGATGAgactttattattacaatcgaaaaaagtaaaagatctTCAAGACAAAAGGGGAATGTATGCTCATCAAAGTGTAGCTTATAAAGAGTATATGAAACAATTAAGAGAAACAAATCCTTCTTGTCCTCTATGCCATAGAGATTTTGACGAACGTGAAAATGTTGcaactttattaaaagaaatggaaagtgAAATGGAAAATCATCCAAATCGTTTGAGGGAATGtgaaagagaattaaaaacacaacaggaaaaatatgataaaatgttGCAATTAAAACCGGtcgttgaaaaaataatacaattagaaGAGAgtgaattagaaaaattaat gaatagtttagaaaaatcaaaaaataagTTGAGTATATCTCGAACAATTGTAATGGaattagaaacgaaaaaatcttgtcctaaaaaaaaattatcaatatgCAAAGATATCGTAGGTGATATTATGTTATGGGATACATACATTGATGACATTTTCAAACTGAAACAAACAATTGATAACTTACAGATTCGTATGACTGCTGCAg gCATTAAGACTAAACGTAGCCTTGAGGAAGCTCAAAGTCAAAGAGAAGAGTTGAAaatgtctttaaaaaatattcgcgatAATATTGAAGAATTacaatctaaaataaatatacataatgaaaaattaaataatgctCGACAAGAACAAAATACATTACAGGAGGAGCAATTAAAGATCCAATCAGATAtacaaaaagtaaaagaattgaAGGAAAAACAGGAAACCTTGTActcaaaagaaatttctctttgGAAATCAATTAATATGTTGAAGAAGCAAGTAACTATAGCAGAAACCGAATTAATTTCAGAGCTTgagaaattagaagaaaagagg aaAGATAATTCGGCGAAACTGGAATGTGATAGAAAATTGGTAACAGATGCAGTTAGACGTTTATCTGAATTACAAAGAATACAGGATGAGGTTGATATTTCCGTATACAGTAATGTTCCCGAATCTTTAGAAAGctctgaaaaaaaaataaaagattatgaAAAGTTGCTTAATGAACTGCTTTGTGAAAAAAGTGATATAGAAAcaacgattaataaattaaaggaaaatgtTACTCGTCAAGAAGTTCGAAAAAGGGAGTTGTCAGATAATCTTGCACTGCTGCAAATTCAGGAAACAACCAAAGATTTACAACAacaatatttaagaataaaggagaaattgaatgctataaattattctcAAGTACTTAACGACTGGAAGATTGTACAAAATAGAGAACAAACTATACTCCGTCAG caaaatataattaagggAAATCAAGAAGAATTGGAAAGAACACTGCAGCAATATATGCAAGAACTAAAAAAGGATATATATAGACAAGCtcgtaaaaattataaaagcaaaTGCATCGAATTAACG GTTATAGAAGAAGCTATATTAAACTTAAAAGCATATAGCAAAGCATTGGATGTGGCTATGATACAATATCATGAAGAGCGTATGGCCACAGTTAATAGAATCATTAAACAAATGTGGAAACTTGTATATACTGGGAAAGATACAACATCAATAGAAATTCATACAGACGCAACCGAAGGGATAGGTAGCACAAGAAGaacatataattacaaattagttCAAATAAAACATGGTCATGAAATAGATATGAAAGGTCGCTGTAGTGCTGgtcaaaaa gTTCTAGCATCGATAATTATAAGACTCGCTTTAGCAGAAACATTTTGTAAAGATTGCGGGATTCTCGCATTGGATGAACCAACAACAAATTTGGATCAAGAAAATGCTGATAGTCTAGCAGAAGCGTTGGCTAC GGTTGTCAAATTGCGATCACAACATCAGAAAAATTTTCAGTTAATTGTAATTAGTCACgatgagaaatttttattcaaattagctgaattaaatagtaataaagGATTTTATCAACTTTATCGTAAACAAAC cgGTTACACAGCAATTAGACATTGTCTAATGAACAGTCAAGATCGTATTACGTCAGATCCTATAAAACAAGAATCTGATGAAGAGGAGTCGTCTAATGAAGAAAGTGAAGAACGTTTCATCTTACAAGATAAATTACACGAAACAACTTCGCAAAGAAAAGCTCCTAACGAGCAAACAcataagaaaagaagacaTATTTCGGATGATGATGCTGATCCTTCTATTGAAAGCACAACAtcaaaaaaaagatatatatttcaataa
- the LOC122571256 gene encoding ras-related protein Rab-7a: protein MASHKKLLLKVIILGDSGVGKTSLMNQYVSKKFSNQYKATIGADFLTKEVMVDDRIVTMQIWDTAGQERFQSLGVAFYRGADCCVLVFDVSAPSSFKSLDSWRDEFLIQASPRDPDNFPFVVLGNKVDLESKVIHGKKAQQWCQSKNNIPYFETSAKEAINVEQAFQTIAKNALAQESEVELYNEFPDQIKLTNDQRNNGKGDSCAC from the exons ATGGCTTCTCATAAGAAACTACTGCTTAAGGTCATTATCCTTGGAGATTCAGGAGTTGGTAAAACTTCTCTTATGAATCAGTATGTAAGCAAGAAATTTAGCAATCAATATAAAGCTACTATAGGTGCAGATTTTCTTACCAAAGAAGTAATGGTAGATGATAGGATAGTTACTATGCAg atttggGATACAGCTGGCCAAGAAAGGTTTCAATCTTTAGGTGTTGCTTTCTACAGGGGTGCTGATTGTTGTGTACTTGTATTTGATGTTTCAGCACCTAGTAGCTTTAAATCTTTAGACTCCTGGAGAGATGAATTCTTGATTCAAGCTTCTCCTCGTGATCCagataattttccatttgtaGTACTTGGAAATAAAGTTGATTTAGAATCAAAAGTG ATTCATGGTAAGAAAGCACAGCAGTGGTGTCAATCTAAAAACAATATTCCATATTTTGAAACTAGTGCTAAAGAAGCCATCAATGTTGAACAAGCCTTCCAAACGATAGCGAAGAATGCTTTAGCTCAAGAAAGTGAG GTGGAATTATATAATGAATTCCCAGACCAAATTAAATTGACCAATGACCAAAGAAACAATGGCAAGGGTGATTCTTGTGCTTGCTAG
- the LOC122571254 gene encoding methionyl-tRNA formyltransferase, mitochondrial isoform X1 yields the protein MYLIFNRAVYNIAPFLYSLKEVNKIFFLTFNSKIYNKHYTCYSQSHEKQQSGAWKVLFFGTDEFAVESLKVLYNKYRSKELERLEIVTVNQKKENSVTKYAKENKIIVNKWPVEINKSEFHIGIVVSFGHLIPSKIINAFPLGMLNVHSSLLPRWRGAAPIIHALINGDSKTGVTIMKIMPKKFDIGEIILQKAIDIDEHETLPELYTKLAKLGANLLKETFENLFELLKSARPQDEENVTYAPKITSKISLVNWNKMSATNVYNLHRALVGLYPLTTSFQNAKIKLFDVHKIESESIVTELERAEPGTVIYSKNNNALIIKCKENTFVSAKQITIQGKRTMSALNFCNGYISGRNRTKILFTSM from the exons ATGTATTTAATCTTCAACCGTGCAGTGTATAACATAGCaccatttttatattcattaaaagaagtaaataaaatattttttctaacttttaattcaaaaatatataataaacattatacTTGTTATAGTCAATCACATGAAAAACAGCAAAGTGGTGCATGGAAGGTATTATTTTTTGGCACAGATGAATTTGCTGTCGAAAGTTTGAAAGtcttgtataataaata TAGATCTAAGGAACTGGAACGACTAGAAATTGTTACTGTCAatcaaaaaaaggaaaattctgtcacaaaatatgcaaaagaaaataaaattattgtaaataaatggccagttgaaattaataaatcagagTTTCATATAGGAATAGTTGTTTCATTTGGTCATTTAATACCATCCAAGATCATAAATGCATTTCCACT AGGTATGTTGAATGTACATAGTAGTTTATTACCAAGATGGAGAGGAGCAGCTCCAATAATTCACGCGTTAATAAATGGAGATTCAAAAACTGGTGTcacaataatgaaaataatgccaaaaaa atttgatATAGGAGAAATAATATTGCAGAAGGCAATAGATATTGATGAACATGAAACTCTGCCagaattatatacaaaattagcAAAACTTGGTGCaaatcttttaaaagaaacgtttgaaaatttatttgaattattaaaatctgcAAGACCTCAAGATGAAGAAAATGTAACATATg cACCAAAAATAACGtcaaaaatatctttagttaattggaataaaatgtcTGCAACAAATGTTTATAACTTACATCGTGCTCTTGTGGGTTTATACCCTTTAACTACTTCATTTCAAAACgcaaaaataaagttatttgaTGTTCATAAAATTGAATCAGAATCAATAGTAACAGAACTTGAAAGAGCAGAACCAg GAACCGTgatatatagtaaaaataataatgcatTGATTATAAAGTGTAAAGAAAACACTTTTGTTTCTGCAAAGCAAATAACTATACAAGGTAAACGTACTATGAGTGCtcttaatttttgtaatggTTATATATCTggaagaaatagaacgaaaatattatttacttcaatgtaa
- the LOC122571254 gene encoding methionyl-tRNA formyltransferase, mitochondrial isoform X2 — protein MYLIFNRAVYNIAPFLYSLKEVNKIFFLTFNSKIYNKHYTCYSQSHEKQQSGAWKVLFFGTDEFAVESLKVLYNKYRSKELERLEIVTVNQKKENSVTKYAKENKIIVNKWPVEINKSEFHIGIVVSFGHLIPSKIINAFPLGMLNVHSSLLPRWRGAAPIIHALINGDSKTGVTIMKIMPKKFDIGEIILQKAIDIDEHETLPELYTKLAKLGANLLKETFENLFELLKSARPQDEENVTYAPKITSKISLVNWNKMSATNVYNLHRALVGLYPLTTSFQNAKIKLFDVHKIESESIVTELERAEPGTVIYSKNNNALIIKCKENTFVSAKQITIQGSQSAQCHE, from the exons ATGTATTTAATCTTCAACCGTGCAGTGTATAACATAGCaccatttttatattcattaaaagaagtaaataaaatattttttctaacttttaattcaaaaatatataataaacattatacTTGTTATAGTCAATCACATGAAAAACAGCAAAGTGGTGCATGGAAGGTATTATTTTTTGGCACAGATGAATTTGCTGTCGAAAGTTTGAAAGtcttgtataataaata TAGATCTAAGGAACTGGAACGACTAGAAATTGTTACTGTCAatcaaaaaaaggaaaattctgtcacaaaatatgcaaaagaaaataaaattattgtaaataaatggccagttgaaattaataaatcagagTTTCATATAGGAATAGTTGTTTCATTTGGTCATTTAATACCATCCAAGATCATAAATGCATTTCCACT AGGTATGTTGAATGTACATAGTAGTTTATTACCAAGATGGAGAGGAGCAGCTCCAATAATTCACGCGTTAATAAATGGAGATTCAAAAACTGGTGTcacaataatgaaaataatgccaaaaaa atttgatATAGGAGAAATAATATTGCAGAAGGCAATAGATATTGATGAACATGAAACTCTGCCagaattatatacaaaattagcAAAACTTGGTGCaaatcttttaaaagaaacgtttgaaaatttatttgaattattaaaatctgcAAGACCTCAAGATGAAGAAAATGTAACATATg cACCAAAAATAACGtcaaaaatatctttagttaattggaataaaatgtcTGCAACAAATGTTTATAACTTACATCGTGCTCTTGTGGGTTTATACCCTTTAACTACTTCATTTCAAAACgcaaaaataaagttatttgaTGTTCATAAAATTGAATCAGAATCAATAGTAACAGAACTTGAAAGAGCAGAACCAg GAACCGTgatatatagtaaaaataataatgcatTGATTATAAAGTGTAAAGAAAACACTTTTGTTTCTGCAAAGCAAATAACTATACAAG GATCGCAGTCCGCACAATGCCACGAATAG